In Tepidimicrobium xylanilyticum, one DNA window encodes the following:
- a CDS encoding VanZ family protein, which translates to MDKKGMIKLITLLFIIYCLILLILIIFKYPRVLIKEILVSWNFGLVYRNIRTANLIPFRTITRDILTFDSYYIKVLMYNIIAFVPMGFLLPIISNKGKNIYFITIFATTFSLIIEVIQLITVLGAFDIDDILLNTIGAIIGFTLYLAFLKISNIVFK; encoded by the coding sequence ATGGATAAAAAAGGTATGATAAAACTGATAACATTATTATTTATAATTTATTGTCTAATCCTTTTAATATTGATTATATTTAAATATCCAAGGGTTTTAATTAAGGAAATATTAGTATCTTGGAATTTTGGTTTAGTATATAGAAATATTAGAACAGCAAATTTAATACCATTTAGAACGATTACAAGGGATATATTGACATTTGATAGTTATTATATAAAAGTTTTAATGTACAATATTATCGCTTTTGTACCAATGGGTTTCTTATTACCTATTATATCTAATAAGGGAAAAAATATATATTTTATAACTATCTTTGCAACCACATTCTCATTAATCATAGAAGTTATACAGTTAATAACAGTCTTAGGAGCATTTGATATTGATGATATACTATTAAATACAATTGGTGCTATTATCGGTTTTACATTATACCTAGCTTTTTTAAAAATAAGTAATATTGTATT
- a CDS encoding PTS sugar transporter subunit IIC, translating into MSNQNSKFSKIVEDRLLPVSTKISEQKHLKAIMSGLMSTIPLTIIGGISLIIASPPVDPEMIKPTNFFNKFLLAWYNWAKTNTEVVLTPFKMTMAIMALFVAFAIGYSLGKHYEEEYGTNPLASGIIAGVVFLLVAAPSKDGMIPTTYLDAKGLFTAMIVGLITVEITKGLLKKGITIKMPEGVPPAVAASFSGLIPMIINVILFYAINLILIGTVGKNIPETIMSVLTPALKGADTIWFVLIMTMLRHLLWSIGVHGAALNPIVTPVFMSNILANAAAKAAGESLPHIFTEPLWAFSGHLGGSGATLGLTLLMLRSKSSHLKTVGKLGILPGLFNINEPVLFGAPIILNPILMIPLITAPMVNNLICYTAMKVGLIEKVFVQAPWTTPAPLGLALSTMDWKAFVLVVLLIVIDMIIYYPFFKSYEKKLLEEEKGGESIA; encoded by the coding sequence ATGAGTAATCAAAATAGCAAATTTAGTAAAATTGTAGAAGATAGGCTTTTGCCAGTTTCTACTAAAATTTCTGAACAGAAACATTTAAAAGCTATTATGAGTGGACTTATGAGTACAATACCTTTGACCATTATTGGTGGTATAAGTTTAATAATAGCATCTCCCCCGGTAGATCCTGAAATGATAAAACCGACTAACTTTTTTAATAAATTTCTATTAGCTTGGTATAATTGGGCTAAAACAAATACAGAAGTGGTGTTAACTCCTTTTAAAATGACTATGGCAATAATGGCACTTTTCGTTGCTTTTGCTATAGGTTATAGTTTGGGCAAACATTATGAGGAAGAATATGGCACGAATCCTTTAGCTAGTGGAATTATTGCAGGAGTAGTTTTTTTACTAGTTGCGGCTCCTTCAAAAGATGGTATGATACCTACAACTTATTTAGATGCAAAAGGGCTTTTTACAGCTATGATTGTTGGGTTAATAACAGTGGAAATTACAAAGGGCTTATTGAAAAAAGGAATAACTATCAAAATGCCTGAAGGAGTTCCACCTGCAGTAGCAGCATCATTTAGTGGATTAATTCCAATGATTATAAATGTAATTCTATTTTATGCTATAAATTTAATTTTAATTGGTACAGTAGGAAAAAATATTCCAGAAACAATTATGTCAGTATTAACTCCAGCATTGAAAGGTGCTGACACTATATGGTTTGTGCTGATTATGACAATGCTTAGACATCTTTTGTGGTCTATTGGTGTTCATGGTGCAGCGCTAAATCCTATTGTTACTCCGGTTTTTATGTCTAATATTTTGGCAAATGCTGCAGCAAAAGCTGCTGGTGAATCTTTACCACATATATTTACAGAACCATTATGGGCTTTTTCAGGCCATTTAGGAGGTTCGGGAGCAACTTTAGGTTTAACATTATTAATGCTTAGAAGTAAATCATCTCATCTAAAGACAGTAGGAAAACTTGGTATTTTGCCCGGATTATTTAATATTAATGAGCCAGTATTATTTGGTGCACCTATAATACTTAATCCGATATTAATGATACCTCTTATAACAGCACCTATGGTTAATAACCTAATTTGTTATACTGCTATGAAGGTAGGGCTAATAGAGAAGGTTTTTGTTCAAGCTCCTTGGACAACTCCTGCTCCTTTAGGGTTAGCACTTTCTACTATGGATTGGAAAGCATTTGTACTAGTGGTATTGTTAATTGTAATTGATATGATAATTTATTATCCATTCTTTAAGTCATATGAAAAGAAATTGTTAGAAGAAGAAAAAGGTGGAGAGTCAATAGCATAA
- a CDS encoding DUF523 domain-containing protein: protein MNILISACLLGVNCRYDGGSKLVEKIDSLKDKYNLIPICPEIFGGLSTPREPAEIMGNRITTKNGKDVTDNYKRGAEEVLKLAKLYNCKLAILKERSPSCGYGKIYDGTFSGRLTDGNGITAELLTKNGIEVIGESEINTFLKK from the coding sequence ATGAATATTCTAATCAGTGCTTGTTTATTAGGAGTAAATTGTAGGTATGACGGAGGAAGTAAACTTGTAGAAAAAATAGATTCTCTAAAAGATAAATATAACTTAATTCCCATATGCCCAGAAATATTTGGCGGCCTTTCAACTCCAAGGGAGCCTGCAGAGATAATGGGGAATAGGATAACTACTAAAAATGGGAAAGATGTAACCGATAATTATAAAAGAGGAGCAGAGGAAGTATTAAAACTTGCTAAACTCTATAATTGTAAACTGGCTATTTTAAAGGAAAGAAGTCCTTCCTGTGGATATGGCAAAATATATGATGGGACATTTTCTGGTAGATTGACAGATGGCAATGGAATAACTGCAGAACTGTTGACCAAAAATGGGATAGAGGTTATAGGCGAATCAGAAATTAATACTTTTTTAAAAAAGTGA
- a CDS encoding PTS lactose/cellobiose transporter subunit IIA: MDKLEQLAFELISNSGSARSHSFEALKLAKEGKIDQANEKIAIAREEILKAHKIQTQLIQKEANGDKIEVNILFIHAQDHLMTSILANDLIQEIIYMQEEINNFKK, from the coding sequence ATGGATAAATTGGAACAGTTAGCATTCGAATTAATATCCAATTCAGGTTCTGCTAGAAGCCATTCTTTTGAAGCATTGAAACTTGCAAAAGAAGGGAAAATAGATCAAGCAAATGAAAAAATCGCCATTGCTAGAGAAGAAATACTTAAAGCACATAAAATACAGACACAATTGATTCAGAAGGAAGCAAATGGCGATAAAATTGAAGTTAATATTTTATTTATACATGCTCAAGATCATCTAATGACGTCGATACTAGCTAATGATTTAATACAAGAAATAATATATATGCAAGAGGAAATAAATAATTTCAAAAAGTAA
- a CDS encoding 6-phospho-beta-glucosidase, with protein sequence MGKGIKIVTIGGGSSYTPELIEGFIKRKDEIPIREIWLVDIEEGKEKLEVVGDLAKRMVKDAGLDWKVYLTLDRQEALKDADFVTTQFRVGMLDARIKDERIPLSYGILGQETNGAGGMFKAFRTIPVVLEIIEEMKELCPDAWLINFANPSGMITEAVLRYGSFDKVVGLCNVPIIHMMRESELLGKRPEDLIFLFGGLNHFHWHKVYDKKGNEITEDIMDLMFKENKQVVENIRNIPFLEEQIRHLGMLPCTYHRFYYLQDDMLKNAIESYQKGETRAEVVKDVERELFELYKDSDLKEKPEQLSKRGGAHYSDAACETISSIYNDKQNIMVVSTRNNGALPDLPDDVAVEVSSVMTAAGPKPIAFGKLNAAARGYLQLMKAMEELTIEAAVTGDYGAALQAFTINPLVPAGNIAKKLLDEMLIAHKDYLPQFKDSIEKIEKEKNS encoded by the coding sequence ATGGGTAAAGGAATAAAAATTGTAACAATAGGTGGAGGTTCAAGTTATACTCCAGAACTCATTGAAGGCTTTATTAAAAGAAAAGACGAAATACCAATAAGGGAAATTTGGTTGGTAGATATTGAGGAAGGGAAAGAAAAACTAGAGGTAGTTGGAGATTTAGCTAAACGCATGGTAAAAGATGCAGGTTTAGATTGGAAAGTATATTTAACACTGGATAGACAGGAAGCTTTAAAAGACGCAGATTTTGTAACAACTCAATTTAGAGTTGGTATGCTAGATGCAAGGATTAAAGATGAAAGGATACCTTTAAGCTATGGAATTTTAGGACAGGAAACGAATGGGGCAGGTGGAATGTTTAAAGCTTTTAGAACTATACCAGTTGTTTTGGAAATAATTGAAGAAATGAAAGAGCTATGTCCAGATGCGTGGCTAATTAATTTTGCTAATCCATCAGGTATGATTACGGAAGCAGTATTGAGATATGGTAGTTTTGATAAAGTAGTGGGATTATGTAATGTGCCAATTATTCATATGATGAGAGAATCGGAGTTGCTTGGTAAAAGACCAGAAGATTTGATATTTTTATTTGGAGGACTAAATCATTTTCATTGGCACAAAGTTTACGATAAGAAAGGCAATGAAATTACTGAAGACATAATGGATTTAATGTTTAAGGAAAATAAACAAGTAGTAGAAAATATTCGTAATATTCCGTTTCTAGAAGAGCAAATTCGTCACTTAGGTATGCTGCCATGTACCTATCATAGGTTTTATTACCTTCAGGATGATATGCTTAAAAATGCAATAGAGTCCTATCAAAAAGGAGAAACGAGGGCAGAAGTAGTTAAAGATGTAGAAAGAGAACTATTTGAACTATATAAAGACTCAGATCTTAAGGAAAAACCAGAACAGCTTTCAAAACGTGGTGGTGCACATTATTCAGATGCAGCCTGTGAAACAATAAGCTCTATTTACAACGATAAGCAGAATATAATGGTTGTTAGTACAAGAAACAATGGTGCATTGCCAGATTTGCCAGATGATGTTGCAGTAGAAGTAAGTAGCGTCATGACGGCAGCAGGTCCAAAACCAATTGCTTTTGGGAAATTAAATGCTGCAGCAAGAGGCTATCTCCAATTGATGAAGGCAATGGAGGAGTTAACCATTGAGGCAGCAGTTACAGGAGATTATGGTGCAGCCTTGCAAGCATTTACTATCAATCCATTAGTTCCGGCAGGTAATATCGCTAAAAAATTATTAGATGAGATGTTAATAGCGCATAAGGATTATCTACCACAATTCAAGGATTCAATTGAAAAAATAGAAAAGGAAAAAAATAGTTAA
- the groL gene encoding chaperonin GroEL (60 kDa chaperone family; promotes refolding of misfolded polypeptides especially under stressful conditions; forms two stacked rings of heptamers to form a barrel-shaped 14mer; ends can be capped by GroES; misfolded proteins enter the barrel where they are refolded when GroES binds), with the protein MAKEIKFDENARRALEVGINKLADTVKVTLGPKGRNVVLDKKFGAPLITNDGVTIAREIELEDRYENMGAQLVKEVATKTQDVAGDGTTTATLLAQAIVREGLKNVAAGANPIILHNGIKKAVEKAVEEIRRFSRKVETKEAIAQVASISAGDEEIGKLIAEAMEKVGNDGVITVEESKTMGTTLSVVEGMQFDRGYVSPYMVTDADKMVAELEEPYILITDKKISNIQDILPVLEQIVQQSRPLLIIAEDIEGEALATLVVNKLRGTFNCVAVKAPGFGDRRKEMLRDIAILTGGQVISEELGLDLKEATIDMLGKARRVQVDKENTVIVDGEGSPSDIQDRIKQIRTQLEETDSEFDKEKLQERLAKLSGGVAVIEVGAATETELKEKKLRIEDALAATRAAVEEGMVPGGGTVLIDCIPAVAKLLEETEADERTGVNIILRALEEPVRQIAANAGLEGSIIVEKVKAEEPGIGFDALNEKYVNMLEAGIADPTKVTRSALQNAASVAAMVLTTEAAVVDIEEEKPMPGANGMPMM; encoded by the coding sequence ATGGCTAAGGAAATAAAATTTGATGAAAATGCTCGTCGTGCTTTAGAAGTTGGAATAAATAAGTTAGCAGATACCGTTAAGGTAACTCTTGGGCCAAAGGGAAGAAATGTTGTATTAGATAAAAAGTTTGGCGCACCTCTTATTACTAATGACGGTGTTACTATTGCACGTGAAATAGAATTAGAAGACAGATATGAAAATATGGGTGCTCAATTAGTTAAGGAAGTTGCAACTAAGACTCAAGATGTGGCAGGAGACGGAACTACAACTGCTACTTTGTTAGCGCAAGCAATTGTAAGAGAAGGACTTAAGAATGTGGCAGCGGGTGCAAACCCAATAATCCTTCATAATGGAATTAAAAAAGCTGTTGAAAAAGCTGTAGAAGAGATAAGAAGATTCTCAAGAAAAGTAGAAACTAAGGAAGCTATTGCACAAGTTGCATCTATATCTGCAGGTGATGAAGAAATCGGAAAATTAATTGCAGAAGCTATGGAAAAGGTAGGTAACGACGGAGTTATAACTGTTGAAGAATCTAAGACAATGGGAACTACCCTATCTGTAGTAGAAGGTATGCAATTCGATAGAGGATATGTATCTCCTTACATGGTAACAGATGCAGATAAGATGGTAGCAGAATTAGAAGAGCCATATATTTTAATTACTGATAAGAAAATATCCAATATTCAAGATATATTACCAGTATTAGAGCAAATAGTACAACAAAGCAGACCTCTACTAATCATTGCTGAAGATATTGAAGGAGAGGCTTTAGCTACTTTAGTGGTAAATAAATTAAGAGGAACCTTTAACTGTGTAGCTGTTAAAGCTCCAGGATTTGGTGATAGAAGAAAAGAAATGCTTCGAGACATTGCAATTCTAACTGGTGGTCAAGTAATTTCTGAAGAATTAGGATTAGATCTAAAAGAAGCTACAATCGATATGCTTGGTAAGGCTAGAAGAGTTCAAGTAGATAAGGAAAATACAGTAATAGTTGATGGCGAAGGTTCACCTTCTGACATTCAAGATAGAATAAAACAAATTAGAACTCAACTTGAAGAAACTGATTCTGAATTCGATAAGGAAAAACTACAAGAGAGATTGGCTAAGCTATCTGGTGGAGTTGCAGTAATTGAAGTAGGTGCTGCTACTGAAACTGAGCTTAAGGAAAAGAAATTGAGAATAGAAGACGCATTAGCAGCTACAAGAGCAGCAGTAGAAGAAGGTATGGTACCAGGTGGCGGAACTGTACTTATAGATTGTATCCCAGCAGTAGCTAAATTATTAGAAGAAACTGAAGCAGACGAAAGAACAGGAGTAAACATAATTTTAAGAGCATTAGAAGAACCAGTAAGACAAATTGCTGCAAATGCTGGTCTTGAAGGTTCAATAATAGTTGAAAAGGTTAAAGCTGAAGAACCTGGAATCGGATTCGATGCATTAAATGAAAAATATGTAAATATGCTTGAAGCAGGAATTGCAGACCCAACCAAGGTTACTCGTTCAGCATTACAAAATGCAGCTAGCGTTGCTGCCATGGTATTGACAACAGAAGCGGCAGTAGTGGACATTGAAGAAGAAAAACCAATGCCAGGTGCAAATGGTATGCCAATGATGTAA
- a CDS encoding co-chaperone GroES yields MNLKPLGDRVVIKILEAEEKTKSGIVLPSSAKEQPQMAEVVAIGPDILNDEKKKDQIKVNDKVIFSKYAGTEVKIDGEEFTILKLNDILAVVE; encoded by the coding sequence ATGAACCTTAAACCATTAGGTGACAGAGTAGTAATAAAAATTCTTGAAGCGGAAGAAAAGACTAAATCGGGTATAGTGCTACCAAGCAGCGCTAAAGAACAACCTCAAATGGCAGAAGTTGTTGCCATAGGACCAGATATTCTTAACGATGAGAAGAAAAAAGATCAAATTAAGGTAAACGATAAGGTAATCTTTTCTAAGTATGCTGGTACAGAAGTTAAGATTGATGGTGAAGAATTTACAATACTTAAATTAAATGATATTTTGGCGGTAGTAGAGTAA
- a CDS encoding PTS sugar transporter subunit IIB yields MKILLVCAAGMSTSLVVNKMKKALGPDEQDWIIEAKPAERFEDEFKKYDVVLLGPQIRFKKDEFEKIAREYNIPVETINTADYGLANGEKILDFAKELYENKK; encoded by the coding sequence ATGAAAATCTTATTAGTATGTGCTGCAGGAATGTCAACTAGTTTAGTGGTGAATAAGATGAAAAAGGCCTTAGGGCCTGATGAACAAGATTGGATTATAGAAGCAAAGCCAGCAGAGAGGTTCGAAGATGAATTTAAAAAATATGATGTAGTACTTTTGGGACCGCAAATTAGATTTAAAAAGGATGAATTTGAAAAAATAGCTAGAGAGTATAACATACCAGTGGAAACCATAAATACTGCTGACTATGGGCTGGCGAATGGGGAAAAAATATTAGACTTTGCAAAGGAACTATATGAAAATAAAAAATAG
- a CDS encoding BglG family transcription antiterminator translates to MAYARQKNIFLHLLNSDKALSGKELSKIFNVSTRTIRSDIKFLNETLKKYNIGISSSRQDGYFISDTQKAKGFEIVKEVFNKEISLKGIPNTPSERFAFIIFKLAFSKDYVTMEEIADTLFVSKTTVYLDVQKVMEFLDGFSTLELEISPIRGMKLKGDERSKRLLISNVLKREKTYEDLMLSKSIYYALDGQNANLNNEMIFLYESIINILNKHGYILADVDVNLLVKEILISIKRIQMGFRIGEKIAGDLDLTIAKALKGEIECHFNISIDEKELAYFQQSFNTKRLLNVKSGKYVLKTEAHIIVEEFIKEIKNKFNIDFSQNKNFRNNLILHLNPMLERIKNNYLEENPLINQIKANYPLAFEISMLIVPIINEKLGVIINEAEVSYIALHVAVALDEKDNKSNIAIVCGSGLGTAQLIMRKISSYYSELINIVGYFPIYKLDNILKGEYGKVDLIVSTIPISNRSRIPIIQVNPLINEEDLMKIGQCIDSPLRRIKNTGIKELKYQIFRKELFKCFTEEISYFHAILELVNMLKLENYIEDEKRFYESVIMRENLFSTILDEEIAIPHPMESMSETTVVSVGIFKNPIIHNGKKINIIFLFAVNAKEDEKLKVLYYLLQEILESRETMETLYKSKNFDDFIENIKL, encoded by the coding sequence ATGGCTTATGCAAGGCAAAAAAATATTTTTTTGCATTTATTAAATTCTGATAAGGCCTTATCAGGCAAAGAACTATCAAAAATATTCAATGTTTCTACTAGAACTATTAGATCTGATATTAAATTTTTAAATGAAACACTTAAAAAATATAATATTGGCATATCTTCCTCTAGACAAGATGGATATTTTATATCCGATACGCAAAAGGCAAAAGGGTTTGAAATAGTAAAAGAAGTGTTTAATAAAGAAATCAGTCTAAAGGGGATTCCCAATACTCCATCTGAGAGATTTGCCTTCATAATTTTTAAGCTGGCTTTTTCAAAAGATTATGTAACTATGGAAGAAATTGCTGATACGTTATTCGTTTCAAAGACTACAGTATATCTAGATGTACAAAAGGTCATGGAATTTTTGGATGGATTTTCAACCTTAGAATTGGAGATATCGCCAATAAGAGGAATGAAGCTTAAAGGAGATGAGAGATCAAAAAGATTATTAATATCAAATGTACTTAAAAGGGAGAAAACCTATGAAGATTTAATGTTAAGCAAATCCATTTACTATGCTTTAGATGGTCAAAATGCAAATCTCAATAATGAAATGATATTTTTGTATGAATCTATAATAAATATATTAAATAAACATGGATATATCCTAGCAGATGTTGATGTAAATCTACTTGTAAAAGAGATTTTGATTAGTATAAAGAGAATTCAAATGGGCTTTAGGATAGGCGAAAAAATTGCAGGGGATTTAGACTTAACTATAGCTAAGGCCCTTAAAGGGGAAATTGAATGTCACTTTAATATTTCTATCGATGAAAAGGAACTAGCTTACTTTCAGCAAAGTTTTAATACTAAAAGGTTATTAAATGTTAAAAGCGGAAAGTATGTTCTAAAAACTGAAGCCCATATTATAGTGGAAGAGTTTATAAAAGAAATAAAAAATAAATTTAATATCGATTTTTCTCAAAATAAAAACTTTAGAAATAATCTTATATTACATTTGAATCCTATGTTAGAAAGAATCAAAAATAATTATTTAGAAGAAAATCCACTAATAAACCAAATAAAGGCAAATTACCCGTTGGCTTTTGAAATATCTATGTTGATAGTTCCTATAATTAATGAAAAATTAGGAGTAATAATTAATGAAGCAGAGGTATCCTATATAGCTTTGCATGTGGCTGTAGCATTGGATGAAAAAGATAACAAATCAAATATAGCTATTGTTTGTGGTTCTGGGCTAGGTACAGCTCAACTAATAATGAGGAAGATATCCTCTTATTATAGCGAATTGATAAATATTGTTGGATACTTTCCTATATACAAATTGGACAATATTTTAAAAGGCGAATATGGGAAGGTGGATTTAATAGTTTCTACCATACCTATATCTAATAGGAGCAGGATACCTATAATTCAAGTAAATCCTTTGATCAATGAAGAGGATCTTATGAAAATAGGACAGTGTATAGATAGTCCATTAAGGCGAATTAAAAATACAGGTATAAAAGAATTAAAATATCAGATTTTTAGAAAAGAGTTATTTAAATGCTTTACTGAGGAAATAAGCTATTTTCATGCTATATTAGAACTCGTCAATATGTTAAAGTTAGAAAACTATATTGAAGATGAAAAAAGGTTCTATGAGTCTGTTATTATGAGAGAAAACCTTTTTTCAACCATATTAGACGAAGAAATAGCTATACCTCACCCTATGGAATCTATGTCAGAAACAACAGTGGTATCTGTAGGAATTTTTAAAAATCCAATCATCCATAATGGTAAAAAAATAAATATTATCTTTTTGTTTGCAGTTAATGCAAAAGAAGATGAGAAATTAAAAGTACTATATTATTTACTTCAAGAAATATTAGAATCAAGAGAAACAATGGAGACGTTATACAAATCTAAGAATTTTGATGATTTCATAGAAAATATTAAATTATAG
- a CDS encoding copper amine oxidase N-terminal domain-containing protein: MKKANLYLIFILMCIMIFTIPAQAESNIINVIVDGIALDIVTVLKHNRVLVPIDSISECLDLAVEFNEKDMVVNVIKDNVNIEFILNSNKVKLNEKELELDVETFMKEEEIFVPVRFLAESIGKTVQWDDKNHNIIIGVFSKKAKIEDTFLYFNEEYGYTLSFPNSWENETIIETKDGILYVYDKKSVEKFIEDGHESFDPVFEIRCSDYSTVAELPYKGNYVLYYSDGKYIEALFGRDFQFCPETLDSYTKIYNEVQKVLGSFNKIDDDNDFVEDDKNNYKREIRVLNDILDNYVPENIFIEREIFTYKVPVQNTSFLFLRNMRNEEEISIKIEAEFDKNGKLIRYHIKNYWYDLEENPISQTKALELAKDFVKRYVDEEIELIKISDLYPSLYEEDKHETYGDKDGNYIVVVDLIHGFVEYFSLVHD; this comes from the coding sequence TTGAAAAAAGCTAATCTATATTTAATATTTATATTAATGTGTATAATGATTTTTACCATTCCAGCCCAAGCAGAAAGTAATATAATTAATGTAATTGTGGATGGTATAGCTTTAGATATTGTTACGGTATTGAAGCATAACAGGGTTTTGGTACCTATTGACTCTATTTCAGAGTGTTTAGATTTGGCAGTAGAATTTAATGAAAAAGATATGGTAGTAAATGTGATAAAGGATAATGTGAATATAGAATTTATTTTAAATTCTAATAAGGTTAAATTAAACGAAAAAGAACTAGAATTGGATGTAGAAACTTTTATGAAGGAAGAGGAAATATTTGTACCAGTTAGATTTCTTGCAGAAAGTATAGGAAAAACGGTACAATGGGATGATAAAAATCATAATATAATAATTGGTGTTTTTTCAAAAAAGGCAAAAATTGAGGATACATTTTTGTATTTTAATGAAGAATATGGATATACATTAAGCTTTCCTAATTCGTGGGAAAATGAAACAATAATTGAAACTAAGGATGGAATACTGTATGTATATGACAAGAAATCTGTTGAGAAGTTTATAGAAGATGGACATGAATCCTTTGATCCAGTATTTGAAATAAGGTGCAGTGATTATTCAACAGTAGCTGAATTACCATATAAAGGTAATTATGTGCTTTATTATAGCGATGGAAAATATATCGAAGCATTGTTTGGAAGGGATTTCCAATTTTGTCCTGAAACTCTGGATTCGTATACAAAAATATATAATGAAGTACAAAAGGTATTAGGTTCTTTTAATAAAATTGATGATGATAATGACTTTGTAGAAGATGATAAGAATAATTATAAAAGAGAAATAAGAGTGCTTAACGATATATTAGATAACTATGTACCAGAGAATATTTTTATTGAGAGAGAAATCTTTACCTACAAGGTTCCTGTGCAGAATACTAGTTTTTTATTTTTAAGAAATATGAGAAATGAAGAAGAGATCTCCATAAAGATAGAGGCAGAGTTTGACAAGAATGGCAAATTAATAAGATACCACATTAAAAACTATTGGTATGACTTAGAGGAAAACCCAATAAGTCAAACTAAAGCTTTAGAATTAGCAAAGGACTTTGTTAAAAGATATGTAGATGAAGAGATCGAATTAATAAAGATATCAGATTTATATCCAAGTTTATATGAAGAAGATAAACATGAAACTTATGGTGACAAAGACGGAAATTATATTGTAGTGGTGGATTTGATACATGGATTTGTAGAGTATTTTAGTCTTGTACATGATTAA